A single Haladaptatus sp. R4 DNA region contains:
- a CDS encoding glutamate-cysteine ligase family protein, producing MQTPPVSSTEELRHEFGTVLQAVRDKADEQGLALVPLGTPLARESLDITSERGQLLGRIYADDVEYAMNCAGTHVHFDKGNVVRQLNLLTALDPALALVCSSPYYNGSKLACSSRAAVYRYESHSTFARYRDLWDYVENEEQWEARIDEQYYILKLIARERGIDPETFNEHFDREDAVLTPVRLRHRSPTVEWRAPDTALPSEIIRLVGEVTELMHQADYKDVVVGETGIRTEQIGIPPFPELRGLSTAAISEGIGSLRVQDYLTTMGFDVTRYHPISERMEGGWTLPHEESLRLRREYADALREDIDGLMGEN from the coding sequence GTGCAGACGCCGCCCGTTTCGAGCACGGAGGAACTGCGCCACGAGTTCGGGACGGTGCTACAGGCCGTCCGTGATAAAGCCGACGAGCAAGGTCTCGCGCTCGTCCCGCTCGGAACGCCGCTTGCCCGGGAATCGCTCGACATTACGAGCGAACGCGGGCAACTGCTGGGGCGGATATACGCCGACGACGTGGAGTACGCGATGAACTGTGCGGGGACGCACGTCCACTTCGATAAGGGAAACGTCGTTCGACAGTTGAACCTGCTGACGGCGCTCGACCCCGCGCTGGCGCTGGTCTGTTCCTCGCCGTACTACAACGGGAGCAAACTGGCCTGTTCGTCCCGCGCGGCGGTGTATCGCTACGAATCTCACTCGACGTTCGCCCGCTACCGCGACCTCTGGGACTACGTCGAAAACGAGGAGCAGTGGGAAGCCCGAATCGACGAGCAGTACTACATCCTCAAACTCATCGCGCGGGAACGCGGCATCGATCCCGAAACGTTCAACGAACATTTCGACCGCGAGGATGCCGTGCTGACGCCGGTTCGACTTCGCCACCGCTCCCCGACGGTCGAGTGGCGCGCCCCGGACACCGCCCTGCCGAGCGAGATAATCCGCCTCGTGGGTGAAGTGACGGAACTCATGCATCAGGCGGACTACAAGGACGTGGTCGTGGGGGAAACCGGAATCCGGACGGAGCAGATCGGAATCCCACCGTTCCCGGAGCTTCGGGGTCTCAGCACGGCGGCCATCAGCGAGGGAATCGGGTCGCTACGCGTGCAGGATTACCTGACCACGATGGGGTTCGACGTGACGCGCTATCACCCCATCTCGGAACGGATGGAAGGAGGATGGACGCTTCCACACGAAGAATCGCTTCGCCTCCGTCGTGAGTACGCCGACGCCCTCCGCGAGGACATCGACGGATTGATGGGCGAAAACTGA
- a CDS encoding cation diffusion facilitator family transporter, with amino-acid sequence MSDHSHGHGHDHGREDHGHSHDHEDDGHSHDSGHDHDHGHGGHESDEEGDENGHEHGHGHGHGHAHAHGSSSGGRRKALKIALVINTAFFVVEIAGALYANSLTLFADAGHMLTDSGSIVLALFAAWIATLDADSKRTYGYQRAEILAALANGIFLVAIVIYVAYEAIMRFQDPQAVKPLPTIAVGIVGLFANLAGAYVLHGGRDSLNVEGVYLHLLTDAAGSLAAVALGIGLLVSDAYILDPIFSLVIAALVLYSAKDLLIESVNILLQGTPSSVDVDDISETLRGLDGALDVHDVHVWALTNRSLACSAHVVVADDADRDAVLDTARHALNERHDIGHATIQVESESGDCETADFDCYPAGETGHAV; translated from the coding sequence ATGAGCGATCACTCGCACGGTCACGGGCACGACCATGGGCGGGAGGACCACGGTCACAGCCACGACCACGAGGATGACGGACATAGCCACGATAGTGGCCACGACCACGATCATGGCCACGGTGGTCACGAGAGCGACGAGGAGGGTGACGAAAACGGACACGAGCACGGTCACGGGCATGGACACGGCCACGCTCACGCACACGGGAGCAGTTCGGGGGGACGACGGAAGGCGCTGAAAATCGCGCTCGTCATCAACACCGCGTTCTTCGTGGTGGAAATCGCTGGCGCGCTGTACGCCAATTCGCTGACGCTGTTCGCGGACGCCGGGCACATGCTCACGGACTCGGGGAGCATCGTCCTCGCGCTGTTCGCCGCGTGGATCGCGACCCTCGACGCCGACTCCAAGCGGACCTACGGCTACCAGCGCGCCGAGATCCTCGCAGCGCTGGCGAACGGCATCTTCCTCGTCGCCATCGTCATCTACGTCGCCTACGAGGCGATCATGCGGTTCCAGGACCCGCAAGCAGTCAAGCCACTGCCGACCATCGCCGTTGGTATCGTCGGCCTCTTCGCCAACCTCGCCGGTGCGTACGTCCTCCACGGCGGCCGCGACAGCCTCAACGTCGAAGGCGTCTACCTGCACCTGCTGACCGACGCGGCCGGAAGCCTCGCCGCCGTCGCCCTCGGTATCGGACTCCTCGTCTCCGACGCCTACATCCTCGATCCCATCTTCAGCCTCGTCATCGCCGCGCTGGTGCTCTACTCCGCGAAGGACCTTCTCATCGAGAGCGTCAACATCCTCCTGCAGGGGACGCCGTCCAGCGTGGACGTGGACGACATCTCCGAGACGCTCCGCGGTCTCGACGGCGCACTCGACGTGCACGACGTGCACGTCTGGGCGCTCACCAACCGCAGTCTCGCCTGTAGCGCACACGTCGTCGTCGCGGACGACGCCGACCGCGACGCGGTTCTCGATACCGCGCGTCACGCCCTCAACGAACGCCACGATATCGGCCACGCGACCATCCAAGTCGAGTCCGAGAGCGGCGACTGCGAAACGGCCGACTTCGACTGCTATCCGGCGGGCGAAACAGGTCACGCGGTCTGA
- a CDS encoding TaqI-like C-terminal specificity domain-containing protein, with product MTEGIHTGNVREKLVVDEPGSDCERLVGGGDVSRYGLEWDGDWIRFDPSLIGDGEYGALRDRSVFESEKLLLRDISERPVATYDEGGMYALNTLYSVRPRADQSADSRPELPLRYLLSVINSAVSTCWFQQVYGGTHVSGGYLRFKPMFTTQLPIPTGEGERDELVELAERLEELTETRAEMETRLPKSPDGPRLGNFVRRIDGGSILTETTETRERLRLGSVSVEDEGGELVFSATARYRPAEECETDSWGFAETEPIRALAFDGSNEGGFERNEWRDVLKWYVPQFVESEAFTEEAMKTISPLDRLEAARLPSLDVATAFVEACRSAAQLDAKVERTDAEIDRLVTRAYGLSNDEIALIERLVD from the coding sequence ATGACCGAGGGCATCCACACCGGAAACGTCCGCGAGAAACTCGTCGTGGACGAACCGGGTTCGGACTGCGAGCGACTCGTCGGCGGCGGGGACGTGTCGCGGTACGGATTGGAGTGGGACGGGGATTGGATTCGGTTCGATCCGTCGCTCATCGGCGACGGGGAGTACGGGGCGCTGCGCGACCGTTCCGTCTTCGAATCCGAAAAGCTACTGCTGCGGGACATCAGCGAACGTCCCGTTGCGACCTACGACGAGGGCGGGATGTACGCGCTCAACACGCTCTACAGCGTTCGCCCACGCGCCGACCAATCGGCCGATTCCCGTCCCGAACTCCCGCTTCGGTACCTCCTTTCGGTCATCAACTCCGCCGTCTCCACGTGCTGGTTCCAGCAGGTGTACGGCGGTACTCACGTCAGTGGGGGCTATCTCAGGTTCAAACCGATGTTCACGACGCAGCTTCCGATACCCACCGGGGAGGGGGAGCGCGACGAACTGGTCGAGTTGGCGGAGCGATTGGAAGAGCTCACGGAGACACGGGCGGAGATGGAGACGCGACTGCCCAAATCGCCCGACGGTCCGCGACTCGGAAACTTCGTTCGGCGGATCGATGGCGGGTCCATACTCACCGAGACGACGGAAACGCGGGAACGACTTCGCCTCGGGTCGGTGTCGGTCGAAGACGAGGGAGGCGAGCTCGTGTTCTCGGCCACGGCGCGCTACCGTCCCGCCGAGGAGTGTGAAACCGATTCGTGGGGGTTCGCGGAGACCGAACCGATCCGAGCACTCGCCTTCGACGGTTCGAACGAGGGCGGATTCGAGCGCAACGAGTGGCGCGACGTCCTCAAGTGGTACGTCCCGCAATTCGTGGAAAGCGAGGCGTTTACCGAGGAAGCGATGAAGACCATTTCGCCCCTCGACCGACTCGAAGCCGCTCGACTGCCGTCGCTCGACGTGGCAACGGCGTTCGTGGAGGCGTGTCGGTCGGCGGCGCAACTGGACGCGAAAGTCGAACGAACGGACGCGGAAATAGACCGTCTCGTCACACGGGCGTACGGGCTCTCGAACGACGAAATCGCGCTAATCGAGCGGCTCGTGGACTGA
- a CDS encoding Eco57I restriction-modification methylase domain-containing protein: protein MAFVERMAELGERVSCIVPNKWTTARYGRTLRDHLLDRYRIVELLDVSNASVFADASVYPLVLTFDVGSGPTETISVRQADANVTPGESPQATLSRSFVDCLGGRVIPVGIDPNSRRSRSDSVESSKSSERTSR, encoded by the coding sequence GTGGCGTTCGTCGAACGCATGGCGGAACTCGGCGAACGGGTGTCCTGTATCGTCCCGAACAAGTGGACGACGGCGCGATACGGGCGCACGCTTCGTGACCACCTGCTCGACCGGTATCGAATCGTGGAACTGCTCGACGTCTCGAACGCGTCGGTGTTCGCCGATGCGAGCGTCTACCCGCTGGTGCTCACGTTCGACGTCGGTTCGGGACCGACCGAGACGATTTCGGTTCGGCAGGCCGATGCAAACGTAACACCGGGTGAATCACCGCAAGCAACCCTCTCTCGGTCGTTCGTGGACTGCCTCGGTGGGCGCGTGATTCCGGTCGGTATCGACCCGAATTCGCGTCGCTCGCGGAGCGACTCTGTCGAAAGTTCGAAAAGCTCGGAACGTACGTCACGATGA